A window of the Miscanthus floridulus cultivar M001 chromosome 14, ASM1932011v1, whole genome shotgun sequence genome harbors these coding sequences:
- the LOC136504914 gene encoding LOW QUALITY PROTEIN: vacuolar protein sorting 38-like (The sequence of the model RefSeq protein was modified relative to this genomic sequence to represent the inferred CDS: deleted 2 bases in 1 codon) — MEDPAPSSATPAPDPPLHPPPSTLPHPQPPEEEGDGWVLVPASEVEGAHEPKVIHWDDLQQELARLWSLSAALQPAGDRKAHLAARLESALQVRQECLEQDNELAEMRQRLQEHTDRLGDLKLRTKKLSEDVVDQREQLCVKIRTLSVASKALDTAHGNLKEANKLLSGENGCGHLKNLEQKLRMRQQYMIAQVAQIYPVSPLDEQSPDHKPGFTSNITKTRNAESGLPNGSQNRPLVILGLQLSKLSVKKTGYFSDKTEVQKSSTVLGYAAHVVSLIASYLNVPLRYPLRFGGSRSYVLVPAPSVEPSSITSVATSVPPSTSMRTMEFPLFLDSQETTRSAYAIFLLNKDIEQLLNYIGAESLGPRHVLANLRQLTRIIQSQEYTSVD; from the exons ATGGAGGACCCGGCGCCGTCGTCCGCC ACGCCCGCACCTGACCCTCCCCTTCACCCTCCTCCTTCCACGCTCCCGCACCCGCaaccgccggaggaggagggggaCGGCTGGGTGCTCGTGCCGGCCAGCGAGGTCGAGGGGGCCCACGAGCCCAAGGTCATCCACTGGGACGACCTGCAGCAGGAGCTCGCGCGCCTCTGGAGCCTCTCCGCCGCGCTTCAGCCCGCCGGGGATCGCAAGGCGCACCTCGCTGCGCGCCTCGAGTCCGCGCTACAG GTTCGCCAGGAGTGTCTCGAGCAAGACAATGAGTTGGCTGAAATGAGGCAGAGACTGCAAGAGCATACTGATCGTCTGGGGGATCTGAAGCTGCGCACGAAGAAATTGTCGGAGGATGTTGTGGATCAAAGGGAACAGCTTTGTGTCAAGATCAGAACGTTGTCAGTGGCAAGCAAGGCTCTTGACACTGCCCACGGTAATCTGAAG GAAGCTAATAAATTGCTGTCAGGGGAAAATGGTTGTGGACACCTTAAAAATCTGGAACAGAAGTTACGGATGAGACAGCAATATATGATTGCGCAAGTTGCTCAGATATATCCTGTGAGCCCTTTGGATGAACAATCTCCAGATCACAAGCCTGGATTTACCTCCAACATAACCAAAACAA gaaATGCTGAATCAGGGTTGCCAAATGGGTCCCAAAACAGACCTTTGGTCATATTGGGTCTACAGTTATCAAAGCTTTCTGTGAAAAAGACTGGCTACTTTAGTGACAAGACAGAGGTTCAGAAATCTTCTACTGTTCTGGGATATGCTGCTCAT GTAGTCTCCCTCATTGCATCGTATCTCAATGTTCCTCTTCGATATCCTTTGCGCTTTGGAGGTTCACGGTCATATGTTCTTGTTCCTGCGCCTTCAGTTGAGCCATCATCTATAACCTCAGTAGCAACTTCTGTCCCTCCTAGCACAAGCATGAGAACAATGGAATTCCCTCTGTTTCTTGACAGCCAGGAGACAACAAGATCAGCATATGCGATATTCTTGTTGAACAAG gatATCGAGCAGCTTCTGAATTACATTGGCGCTGAAAGCCTCGGGCCAAGACATGTCTTAGCAAACCTGAGGCAGCTGACAAGGATCATCCAGTCACAAGAATACACTTCTGTTGATTAG